Within the Pengzhenrongella sicca genome, the region ACGTACCGCACGTGGAGGTTGCCCTCGAACGGGCGGCCGACGAAGACGGTGGGCACGGCCGAGCGGTGCAGCTGGTCGGCGAGCACGTCGTCGCGGTGGTGCGAGACGACGACGGCGCCGTCGACGTGCCCGCCGCTGAGGTAGCGCAGCGTGCGCGTCGAGATGTCCTTGGGGCGGGCCATGACCAGGATGAGCTGCAGGTCGCTGTCGCGCAGCGCGGAGTTGAGCCCGTTGATCGTGCCCGCGAAGAACGGGTCTGTGAGCACCCGCTCGTCGGGCTCCGGGACGATGAGCGCGACGGAGTCCGTGCGCCGGGTCACCAGGGAGCGCGCCGCCCGGTTCGGGATGAAGCCGAGCCCGGCCACGGCGTCGTCGACGGCGGCCTGCGCCGCGGGGGAGACCCGCAGCCCGCCGTTGATCGCGCGTGAGGCGGTCGACCGGGAGACGCCGGCGCGCTCGGCGACCTGCTCGAGGGTCGGCGCGGGCCCGCGCGGGCGGTCGTCCACGGGGTCGAGGGCCGTGAGGTCGTCTGCCGTCATGCGTTCACCGCCCTCTCGTTGCTGGTTTCGACCGGTCGTGACGTTCGCTCGCTGCCGCTTGCGCCTAGCTCGGGCGCGCGAGCTCGCGCGCCGGTAGGACATTGTGCCCGGCGACGCCGGCATACCAGCGCGCGCTCGCCTTCGGTGTGCGCACCTGGCTGTCGAAGTCCACCCGCACGACGCCGAAGCGCTGGTGGTAGCCCCACGCCCACTCGAAGTTGTCCAGCAGCGACCACGCGAAGTAGCCGCGCAGGTCGACCCCGTTCTCGATCGCCGCGTGCATCGCGCGCAGGTGCGCGTCGATGAACTCCAGCCGGCCGTCGTCCTGGACGAACCCCGTGGCGTCCGCATCGTCGTCGAACGCGGCGCCGTTCTCGGTGACGTACAGGGCGACCCCCGCCGGACCGGTGTACTCCTCCTGGAGCCGCCCGAGCAGCCGCGTCAGGCCGTCGGGCTGGATCTCCCAGCCCATCGCCGTGACCGGCAGGCCGCGCGGGTGGGTGTGCACGCCGTCGGCGGCCGGGTACGGCGTCGACGTCGGCCGGTCGACGGGTGCCTCGCCCGTCGGCGTGCCCGGGGCCGGCCGGTAGCTCACCGCGATGCCGTGGTAGTAGTTCACGCCGAGGCTGTCGATCGGCGCGGCGATGATCGCGAGGTCGCCGTCCTTGACGTGGGTGAGCAGGCCGAGCTCGGCGACGTCGTCGAGCACGTCCGCCGGGTAGCTCCCGCGCAGGAGCGGGTCGAGGAACAGGCGGTTGAGCTGGCCGTCGATGCGGCGCGCCGCGTCGACGTCGCCCGCGTCGCCCGGGTCCACGGGGTCGGTGACGTTGAGGTTGAGCGTGATGCCGAGGTTCGCCCGCGGCGCCCGCGAGCGCAGCTCCGTCACCGCGAGCCCGTGCCCGAGCATGAGGTGGTGCGCCGCGGCGAGCCCGTCGGGACGGCTCTGGCGCCCCGGCGCGTGGATGCCGGCGCTGTAGCCGAGCAGGGCCGAGCACCACGGCTCGTTCATGGTCGTCCACACGTCGACGCGGTCGCCCAGCGCCTCGTGCATCGTGATCGCGTACTCGGCGAACAGGTACGCGGTGTCGCGGTTGGCCCAGCCGC harbors:
- a CDS encoding LacI family DNA-binding transcriptional regulator gives rise to the protein MTADDLTALDPVDDRPRGPAPTLEQVAERAGVSRSTASRAINGGLRVSPAAQAAVDDAVAGLGFIPNRAARSLVTRRTDSVALIVPEPDERVLTDPFFAGTINGLNSALRDSDLQLILVMARPKDISTRTLRYLSGGHVDGAVVVSHHRDDVLADQLHRSAVPTVFVGRPFEGNLHVRYVDVNNRGGGRIAAEHLVRTGRRRIATITGPQDMSAGLDRLAGWTDALSDAGLPTDMVANGDFTTAGGALAASQLLAEHPDLDGIFVASDLMAVGALRVLAAAGRSVPGDVAVVGYDNLAVAMSTTPTLTTIVNPVVAMARVAGEILLDLLAGKPVAEAPVIFAPELVIRYSA
- a CDS encoding GH1 family beta-glucosidase → MTDAGPGLRRDARPALQFPPGFLWGAATAAYQVEGAAHEGGRTDSIWDAFARVPGAVVDGHDGEVACDQYHRLADDVALMAELNIASYRFSTSWARVRPDGGAVNPVGVDYYSRLVDELLGRGITPWLTLYHWDLPQRLEERGGWANRDTAYLFAEYAITMHEALGDRVDVWTTMNEPWCSALLGYSAGIHAPGRQSRPDGLAAAHHLMLGHGLAVTELRSRAPRANLGITLNLNVTDPVDPGDAGDVDAARRIDGQLNRLFLDPLLRGSYPADVLDDVAELGLLTHVKDGDLAIIAAPIDSLGVNYYHGIAVSYRPAPGTPTGEAPVDRPTSTPYPAADGVHTHPRGLPVTAMGWEIQPDGLTRLLGRLQEEYTGPAGVALYVTENGAAFDDDADATGFVQDDGRLEFIDAHLRAMHAAIENGVDLRGYFAWSLLDNFEWAWGYHQRFGVVRVDFDSQVRTPKASARWYAGVAGHNVLPARELARPS